The genomic segment tgttttttattattttaaagtggacctGCACTTTTGTAAAATTTTGCATGTCATTCGCAATCCCTAAGACAAGAACacgcttttttaaattaattaatttatttttatttttttaaaccattctaatttgtaaaatacggcaagtacgaggtggccaaCAAAGCACATTGGAGtcatctattgcgcccataaagccccctaagaaaacatctaaaaacggtatttacatctcgtgacctaaaTATTACCCAATATTGGCAATATTATTTTAAGTGCTAATGCCAAGAAACTACTTTTATTGGTGCCGTGATcagagaggtaactagcttatgcagctcttgacatactgagccggtgagctgctgcatcgcccttGAGTTGGTAAGTTAGTTCTAGATCAGTGATGTCCAAATTTGGCTCGTCAGATCATTTCGTTTGGCCTGCCAAAGGCTGGCTACCAAATGTAATACTTATTCATACCGACCTCGTTCTAGCTGCACAATAATTGATGGCAAGGCTACACTGTaaacaaattcagtagaattcaCGGTGAAAATCTATTTTCATTAaagttttccatttacagtattcaAATGTAAAAACATCGATGTAGATCTTACAGCAAAAAAGCAGTGAGTCAATTCTGCAGTAAaattaacagtggtactgtttttcaatttctaGCAATGCACTGTAACAAAAATGATTGtggatttttctgtaaaaaaaaaaaaaaaaaaggcaactgaGTCAccagaatttaactgtaaaaatgattgtacagttttttcaatttacagtaatttggtggaAAAACTTAAAATCctgatttttatttgtttacagGTTAACTAGTTACCATCAACTTCAACTAAACCTGACAATCTCTACTACTGGGGTACCCAcaatttttctgcaggcgagctactttttaattgaccaagtcgaggggatctacctcagtggcctagtggttagagcaggggtgggcaattaatttttaccgggggcagcatgagcaacccgagcactgctggagggccacaccgacaatatttcaattaaatttttctcaaattattttttgatgtaccgtaagataaataataatattttcatttaacctaacttacctttatacaaaagcagatggcttttgatggttttatttttaacactttcttacacaacacttcctgatgtatattacaatgcaaaaatttagatttctgtcactttatcctgcatcctctttgttgtgaacgtagcacgcctgtaaggtgattggcgaggaagcgttgctgttgcggaaatgaggagttaggatagacgtgcgtgtggaaagaacaagataagttgagctgtgttagtataggttgctcaataaatgtttaaaaagagcgtcagacttggtgtgcacttcttctggacgctacttacctttttctgtaaagaaatacttggcagtccatgtcttgttgaaaacacgccattcgtcatcaacttttctctttttagcgtctcactTGTctctgtgcaccttcactcacaggttacacacggacatacgcccataaataacacttttcaaaataaaagcagcacagttgtatttcaAGCACgacatggatgttttttttaaaatttattttataatttgtgattgctgctgttcacattcactcacaatcacatacgtccacacggaagtaatataactcttttcaaaacaaaagcagcaccgttgtattgcacactcgacagatactttttaaaatgtattttgtaatttatgattggcctcacgcgggtcggacagggacgtacaaagggccggatttggcccgcgggccgcagaatgcccaggtctgggttagagtgtccgccctgagatcggtaggttgtaagttcaaaccccggccgagtcataccaaagactataaaaatgggacccattacctccctgcttggcactcagcatcaatggttggaattgggggttaaatcaccaaaaatgattcccgggcacggccactgctgctgcccactgctcccctcacctctcagggggtgaacaaggggatgggtcaaatgcagaggacaaatttcaccacacctagtgtgtgtgactatcattggtactttaacttaacttatagaGAATTTTTCTTTATGAAAGATGTTTTTgtaaataagttaaaggtgtttaatgatgatGATACAAACCTACAGATTTATTTCTttcttacctgattctgatgacttgcattgattggaatcagacagtagtgctaatAATGtccattttcaaatggaggagaaaaaaaaagtcctcctcattgtccaataccacatgaaagtggttggttattGGAATCTtattgtccaataccacatgaaagtggttggttattggaatcttatttgtccagcttccatactcatttttatacactttacaggatatacattggcggcaaactccgtagcttgctagcttgtgcacgccagctttctgagactcttattttgttagcgcaggcaggatgaagcagcgctattattgtgaagacaggaactgtgcagtctgtctttagagttttgactgcaggtacggcgcgagagtctgttgaaataaaaagtgtttctcgccttcctgtcggtcatttttcttAATGAGTTtgtagcagccagcgtcatctcacaagaccctcaggtgccatgaatgtcaatcaagtggcgAAAGTGACTTCTTAATGAAGATTGTTGATCCcttatttttaggtctattttttctaATGCCtgtctggcgatcgactgacacatcctccaCAATCGGCCGGTAGCTCATGATCGacataatgggcacccctgctctaatgacTTACTTTTATGTATGGCGGTACAAGGCTAAATTCCTCACTTGAGTGCATTTGCATGGTAAAAATTGCTGTTTGGTCTACtgaccattggcacattttcactttagtTCTTGAAGGCAAAATGTTTGGGCATCGCTTTTCTAAATTATGAATAATGCCTCACTTGTGTAGTagtttgtggccataaaccgagaagttggtcatttTCGACATTCAACTTGGATCGTGAGAGATGATAGTTTGcgcccacttttttttttcttttacatttgTGAGATTAATTCATCTAAACAGGAGGATATGAATGAATATCCCATTAGTCGGCATCCAAGTgaaaacattgtacagtaaattatttatgtttgtaatttttgtttagcacttagcattaGTGCAATTTACTCAATCTGTTTAAGCttgtaaaacttgtagatcatcctcctttatTTTCAggctaaggttctggatcatttgtcccaaagtagttgttggctctcatgaaggctGCCATGAGTAGCggtagttaaaggaaatggcgacTGTTGtgttgtgcctgttactacattacatattgcGAATATATCTCATTTTCTGGACTCTAGATCGCACCGGGATATAATCCGGACCCACTaaatttttcaagaaaatatttttcatatataagccgcagaaatatttgttgcgaCATGATTTACACAgtgagattctgtaaatgtttgtttacctaCCTTTTTATATGTAGCAAGGTAACGGTCTTGCCGACAGTCCAGTATGGTGTTTGTAGCACTATGGTCTGGGGCTGCATTAGTGCTGCGGGCACatagggagctgcggttcattgtgGGGATAATTACAACGTAGACTGAGTGTAAGACAATGAtctggtcagaggtgggtagagtagccagaaattgtactcaagtaagagtactgttactttagagatttattactcaagtaaaagtaaggagtagtcacccaaatatttacttgagtaaaagtaaaaagtatgttgtgaaaaaactactcaagtactgagtaactgatgagtaacatacacactcatatcatatatatatatatatatatatatatatatatatatatatatatatatatatatatatatatatatatatatatatacatatacattgatatatacagtatataatttatatgtatttatttttgctgtttttgtttacatgttaaaggtgttttaatgaatatacatgcatgtttaacatatagattcctttctttcatgaagactagaatataagttggtgtattacctgattctgatgacttgcgttgattgtaatcagatagTTGTgattataacgtccacgttttcaaatggaggagaaaaaaagttcctcctttctgtctaataccacatgaaagtggtgggtttttggcatcttatttgtccagcttccatattcgtttttatacactttacaagaaatatgttggcgtcaaactccgtagcttgctagcttgtttgcgctggctttcggagactcttgttttgaaagcgcaggcgcgatggagcggcacttttattgtgaagacaggaacgtcctcatgtgcggtcagtctttaggcttttgacgggatgtacggttgaaataaaaaagtatcttttttccttcacacttttgattgattgattggaacttgtattattagattgtacagtacacattccgtacaattgaccactaaatggtaacaccccaataagtttttcaacttgtttaagtcaggccaTGTGACcatctggctctgtttgattggtccaacgtcaccagtgactgcatctgattggtggaacgaagtgaaacgtcaccagtaaggcagacactttgaaggtctgtctgacagaccaaaacaaagcgtgcattaacagatcgataaaaattagtagcgattagcgagctgaatgtagataaaagtaccgttccttctctataaatatacttgagtaaaagtaaaagtatgttgcattaaaactactcttagaagtacaatttatcccaaaagttactcaagtagatgtaacggagtaaatgtagcgcgttactacccacctctggatctgGTGTCCTGATACTTGTTTGTGTATGAAATGTTCCATGTCAGCTGTGTATATTTCCCATCAGGAGACCATGCATTTCCAGGAAGAGACTCTCTATCTGGCTATCCATCTCCTCAATTGCTCCCTGCGTCTACTCAAGGTGACCACAGCCAACCTGCAGCTCCTAGGCATGGTCTGCCTCTTCCTGGCCGCAAAGAAAGAGGAGTCTCTCCTCCCTGAGGTATGCTGACTCAGGCCTCCTCTCCCACGGGAGCTCATTTGACCCTCACCTGCCTGTGTTCAGGTTTCTGGACTTTGCTACCTGATGGACCACGCCTACACCAAGCATCAGCTGCTGCGTATGGAGCGAAAAGTCTTAAGCGGGCTTAAATTTAAATTGTCTTACTGTCCacctttgcattttctcctcctgcTCGCCTCCATTGCACGCTGCAGCGCTCAGGTGACAACCTTGTCGAGcttaaatctttttatttttttaattttatttccttTTTAAATTGTGCTACAGAACTTATTTGTTGGCATCAGCTTGCTGATCCAGCTCGAGAAATTACTCTACTTGCATTAGGGCCAAATGGTGCAGAAACCCACTAAAGCCAGCAGATGGTGCTTTTtttagtagtgaagtgaattatatttatatagcgcttttctgtagttatttaaagcgctttacatagtgaaacccattacctaaattacatttttgaaccagtgtgggtggcagtgggagcaagtgggtgaagtgtagggatgatgttcgaaaactgGTTCTCCCGATGCTTtggtaagaaaagaaccgattccatggattctaatccctttttgagaaccggttatcgaagccactatactgTATTTTCGCGACTATAGGGTGCACCGTATTTAAAGGTGCCGTGTcagtttattgaagtatttatcaatgtactcacattatttttttgatcaatcctcatccacaaatccatcaaagtcctcatcttctgtgtccgaaatgaacagctgggcaagttctccatcaaacacgccagagtccctctcctcattttcaaagtcagtctcgttgtccattagcattgcaagctagcacaacagtgaaagccgacttctcttgccccgttgtgcgtatcgattcgctactgtgctggtccccttcttctccatagtgtgcttcaccgggatgtcgaaagtgagcggcacctcgtccatgttggtgatgtgtttgtcggcaatttttttatttacaacgcacatagcagcactatatgctcactgggggcgtgcctttagcgtcctctcacctgaaaccttcacattttaacgtccgcatgctgtccCCAGTCACGTGTgcctttcctccatataaacagcgtgccggcccagtcacataacatctacggcttttggaactctgtgcacacacaacaacaacaacctatATCTGGATTAGATAAGAGatttgataaggaatcggtttgataagaggattcgataatggcctcgacatcgataatttcttaacgaacatcccgagtgaagtgtcttgcccaaggacacaacagctttGACTAGGAtgtcggaagcggggatcgaacccagaaccttcaggttgctagcacggccgctctaccaaccgaactaCGCTGCTCCCCCCAGACATTATCAATCCCCCCAACCCTCAAGACTGGAGTGGAACTGTATTGTTCCATGAGAACAAGGCTAAACATACTTGGCATTATTAGTTTTACATGTATCCTTTTATTAGAGGCAGCCCAAATGTCACTGAGGTTGTATTTCACAATGTGATGTCTCATCGCTTACGTCGTCTGTGCCAGCAGATGGTGTGGCTGGCTCGCTATCTGCTGGAGCTGTCGCTGTTCGAGGGCCAGTGTGTGACGTTTTTGCCTGTGCAGCTGGCGGGGGCGGCGCTCTGCTTGGCCCGCCAAGTCCTGCAGGAGCCTCCGACACCAGAAGGGGAGGCCGCCTGGTGTTTGGCCTCCAGTATCCATGTCGGCAGGTGTGAGATTAGGAAATATTATTTACAATTTGTCACAACCGTCACTTATTCTGTTTTTTCCCCTCCTCAGTGAGACCATCTTGTTAAGGATCATGCAAATCCTTGCCGGTGCAGCAGctaaagcacacacccaagacacCTGCCATACTTTTATTAAATTCTCCTCCCCGGAAACCATGCACGTCAGCAGACACCCTGGTCTCAAGAACGCATCTGCTCTATTGGGCGTTTGCGCTTAATTTGTGTGTCCTGATACTACATAACGATGACACGAGGGGCTGACTCTGTTAAAGCGGGTATTGCAGAGGGGAGGAAGAAGTGTGAATAATAATATATGATGGCAAAACTTGTACCAGCTGGTTTTATGATCTTATTTTGCAGCTGATTTAGAAAATATTTCAATTGTATCAGTGTATTGTGGATaggctttaaaatgtattcaagttttaatgtaaaaataaagtGTCTGCTGCAAAGTATGATTTTAATTACTAGATCTTCATGGAATTTTGACCACAAAACCGTAACTACAGTTGCCCCAAAGTTGTGTACAGTTTACTCGAGGTTTTTTTTTCGTTCCACACGTTTGGCTCGTAATTTCCTATTGTGCTGTATATTAGAAAAGTCAAAGGTACACAACGATAATTGCGCAAATATCCTAGATTTGTGTCATAAGCTGTCTCTAAAAGCAACCATTTTAAAGTTAAGTGTATTTGGTATAAAAGAAGCGAACACCTAAAGACACTAAATTGTTATAATTGCTTAATTTTGATTGGTTGGAAGAGTCCTCACTTCCGCCTCTTGCGTTCGCAAATATGATTGGCTATTACACAGATTGCACAGATCGATGGACGTTTGGCGAGTACACCTTTTTTAGTCTGGATTTGCGTTGTCTGAGAGAAGCACTTAATTTCGGCAAGTACTACTGTGTTGTGAACAAGAAGACATgtcatttatgttttatttttcactttttttacaGTCAGTGGTCGCTTTTTGGCGTGAAGCTAGCTATATTTGGTCATCGGGATCTCAAAGGGCTAAACGTAAAGGTACGTCATATTCTGTGAGTGAGTATTGAAACAGtatgtatgcttactatggtttGTTGTGCATTTTTTGTAAACACGGAAATGTTCAGCAGTTGGTGGTTTTGTTTTGAAATTAACCGGATGTGCATCTCGTGCTACTGCTGCGTTCAAGCTATTCTGGCAGTCAGACAAATGAAAACCCGTTTCACTTGACTCTCTCTGTCCGTCCGACAGCCTTTTAAAAACATACATCAAAGCGTGTCTTCATTCCTTGAAACTGACAGGTACTTATAAACATGGCTCTGCAAGATAATACAAGCCTCGTTCGGCGTCGTGGAACCGAGGTGAAGGGGAGACACGGCTCTTACTTTTGGGAATAACTATTTTACACCGGGAGGTAAGTTTTGTTCAGTAAACGCACCACTGTGTATATACAATGTCGAGTCTTAACACACCATCATCACGTTATGTCTCGTAACTTTATTGTCTTCAGTTGTCATTTGAATGTTTATTTTTGCGTCACGGTCGGACTTATGAATGGTTACCGTCCTTGCAGTTGTTTACGAGCAATATTGTTAAAAAGTGATTGTGTAAAAGCGAAGCGATGACAACGGCGGTGAAGTTGACTGTTACATAATaggagggggaggggggcgtgtgctGCCTTCACGTACACAGCACTTCCTGTAATTTCGAAACACCAGAGTGCCATATCACGTCGTGCATCATCAGAGCCCAAATAGTTGACGTTTCACCAGTactggcaatatgcaattattaatTTTTTCACTCATTATTTTAGTATTACACAGTTGCTAATGATGCACCGATAAACGATTACATAATTCATAATTAGTTAGGTATATGTAGATGTGATGTAACACCCATGCTGTTTTGACATGACAAGAGTAAATATGACCATGTTTCATTCTGGATGCTTTCCCTGTAGGACCACACCCACTTTGCTTCTGAGCCCAACTAAAAGCTATcttgtcaggttgtgatgtaaTCATAGCAAAATGTCCTCTGACATACTGAAACACACATTgagctaggccaggggtcggcaacctttaccactcaaagagccattttgacccgtttcacaaaataaagaaaacaatgggagccacaaaactcttttgaaatttaaaatgaagtaacactgcatacaaagttttttttttttttttgctttgtgctatgtataaaccaggggtctcagacacgcggcccccaccttaatatgaaaatgtaatgttagtgcggcccgcgagttttatatgaatgccgcttgacagcatcacacttgccaaccctcccaatttgtcCGGGAGACACCCGAATTTCAGAGCACCTATTcactcgaatgtctgctgattttcacccaaacaacaataataagggctgtctttagcgccctctacaacctgtacaaacagcttgccagcccagtcacatgttgtaagcggcttctgcagacacacataagtgactgcaaggcatacttgttcaacagccatacaggtcacactgagggtgtccgtttgaacaactttaacactcttactaatatgcgccacactgtgaacccacaccaagaatgacaaacacatttcgggagaacatccgcaccgtaacacaacagaacaaatacccagaatcccatgcatccctaactcttccgggctacattatacacccccgctaccaccaacccacccccgcccctccgtgcgtcggttgaggatgggcggggttgaggggggcggggtttggtggtagctggggtgtataatgtagcccgaaagagttagggatgcatgggattctgggtatttgttctgttgtgtttatgttgtgttacggtgcggatgttctcctgaaatgtgttagtcattcttgtttggtgtgggttcacagtgtggcgcatattagtaagagtgttaaagttgtttatatcacaaccctcagtgtaacctgtatgcctgttgaccaagtatgccttgcagtcacttacgtgtgtaaaccgaggccgcatactacatgtgaccgggccggcacgcagatagcatggtgtaaaagcggacgcgacatGTTGTAGAgtgcgttaaaggcagtgccatcacggcacgccctcaatattgttgtccgggtgaaaatcggagaatgtttgccccgggagatttccgggagaggcactgaaatccggaaacctaccggaaaaatcgggggggggggggggtcggcaagtatgcagctgagccgcatcagagtgaccaaagagccgcatgcggctccggagccgcgggttgccgacccctgagctagggaaAAGATATAGAGATGACATTAACATTATTCATATTTGCCCATTATAAGGTGAAAAAAGTGTCATTTCCATCCTAGTTGTGACATGTCGGCATGCTCCAACTTCTAATTAGTTAATATTTATGATTCAAATCCGTATAACAAGCTTATACGTGTAAAAAGCCATACATTTTGTATTTCGGCGAAATTGTGCCACCATATGCGTTTTTTGCTTTCGCTTTGTATTTTTTGTTATGCCACCACAGAAGTGTAGCAGTGATAATACAGAAAACGTGTCATGATAACCACAGAATTGTGTTGCACTGAGCAGTCTGCACAAAGACAACAAACAGTGGTTTTCCCGACTAATTTCTCAGTGCTTTACCTAATTGTGAGGATGTGTGCTTAACCCTTGTGCACCCCGAGGCCCCAAAACGTGCAATGCACATGTGTTCCTTATGTGacagcattagggctgcaacaactaatcgattaaaatcaattataaaaatagttggcgattaatttagtcattgattcgttggatctatgctatgcgcatgcgcagaggctactttattttattttatttttatttttttaataaacctttatttattaactgcaatatttacaaacagctgagaaacaatcaaaataagcatggtggcagtatgctgttttttcttcttcaataaaatactggaaatagaaatgtagtttgacgcttttatccgattattaatcgattaatcgaagtaattgacagattaatcgattatcaaattagttgttagttgcagccctatttcaATTTCACTAGGGAGTGTTTTTACCCAAAAAATTGAAAGTTTTGCATTATCTTTTTTTATTGCAACCTTGTTAAAACAGCATCTAAACACAAAGTATACACACTTTCTCATAAGAACTATTTTGTCCCCGTTGACtttaattataactttttttaacaGACCTTAATCCTGGTATATtactatgttttgtttttttcatgaaaaCCTAAGTCTCATTCTTGCCGATTAAaaacagcgcccccgcgaccccaaagggaataagcggtagaaaatggatggatggaaaacaaggTAATATTGTTTTGGTGTAATTGCACCCCTAAACCACCAGATAGTGCCGGAAAACCATAAGCATAATtgtcagagctttgatgagcgtaaatGAGTTAAGCTGCCATTACATGTTTTCAGAAAGCATAAAGTCTGCTGTCCTCTGCAAAAGCTGACCAACAAGGATTTTTGGGTGGTGCAAGTCAAGGTTATTGGGAGGGTATGCTGGGGGAGGAGCAAGACGGTGTCGTTTAAGTAAGCTACGAGACGCCGGAGTATAAACCAGGCTTAAGTGTTTACAGTCAATCTTGTGCAAGTAAGCATGGGTCTCCAaccgtttttttttcttaaaagctactgttacaaaataaaaatggcagAGAGCTACGTAATAATTTTTGTAACGTTTATTTTCTTATCTTATTACAACCCAAACAAAGGgaataaacatgttttgcattaacACAATGTTGGTATCCACTATTCAAAACTTGTCGGTTCAGATCAAGGGATGTTTATTAGTGAAGCCTTTTGAGGCACTTGTGGGGAAGGAattcacatggccccattcatcggTAGATCTCGCTTCAGAGAAAGGTGGGGAGTTAATCATTTTCTatcaaaatgatggaaagtgccactccacatagcaactgacgctgtggtcaaagttggcacAAAACTTAACACTCTACTGCCACCTTGCGGCTAGGGTGAATAGTGCAAAcctccaatttgtcacgtttcacgtgtcaggtaaaccacgaccaaaagggccatatgaatcctttTCCTACCGTATATAAATAAATTGTGATTGATTGCAAGACAATTCACATTTTGTATTAAATCAGCGGCAAAAAAAAGGTTTACAGTATCTCGTATTTCAGTatgcattatattttttttattactacaagagctactttgacaaaaaaaatattttcttttatttatatgactGCCAACATATAAATTGTACCATATTTGGGAAGCAGGTCGCCACTCAAACAGTGCGGTCGTTGTCTTTATGCTATTTTGTTGTAATAAATTGAGACACATAGATATGAATTGAACAGTTATTGAAATACTGAGCGTTTAAGTGAATATTTTTTGACCTTTTGATGAGCTACTCCAAATCAGCTGGCGAACTACTGGTTGGAGAGCCCTGCCTTAAAACCCTATTTTACTGAGCAACCAGGACACAGCGTACAGCTTTCATCGCTGTGATACTGCAACAGCGTAGTAAGTTCAATATCTGTTTTTATGGTTTATCATGTGCTCTGGCGACAACTAAAAAAAGgcaaataaaaagtaaaacactTCTCGGCGTCAAAGACCTTTTAGTCTTTTTAGGGTAAAGTTTTGTCATTAATTTCCGTTTTAAAAATGTACCACCTTTTAAGTGCATTAAAATAGAAAGGTTTGGAGAATGTTCAAAACTAAACTGCAGGGTTTTGACATTTAAGATAATTTCCCTTGTTGGAACAAAAATAGCAAAATAGACTCTATGTTTTTGCCTGGAATCTGATGACATTGTCAAGATGTGTTGTTGACTAGAGGGTACATTACACGTGCTAGATTagttacatactgtatatcaggGGTGTAAACAACACGGTTGAGGACACGATGTTCTCGCTCATgttgcacatatacatacataattatgTCTGGCTGCTCTCCAAACCATTACAACACCAAGTGCACCTGTCCAGTGTTAAACAGATTTTAGATCACCTTAAGTCCACTTAGCTTATTAGCTTATTTTGTGGATTGAGAATTTAAATTGCTACAAATAGCTaagttctattttttttaacacagattCGT from the Nerophis lumbriciformis linkage group LG17, RoL_Nlum_v2.1, whole genome shotgun sequence genome contains:
- the ccnp gene encoding cyclin-P isoform X2 encodes the protein MEMSESRVVPVKRDPEHIWHRMSLSQKSNSVFEAWTYSAGSIIHAKGGCLEELSLLCPRSLHGLHSLQALMPSLLRHEVEMALEKLDLIRDRTYAWEMFLDMMRSQAWNSLPKFELPLHFTDTTRAVLVDWLIQVHETMHFQEETLYLAIHLLNCSLRLLKVTTANLQLLGMVCLFLAAKKEESLLPEVSGLCYLMDHAYTKHQLLRMERKVLSGLKFKLSYCPPLHFLLLLASIARCSAQMVWLARYLLELSLFEGQCVTFLPVQLAGAALCLARQVLQEPPTPEGEAAWCLASSIHVGSETILLRIMQILAGAAAKAHTQDTCHTFIKFSSPETMHVSRHPGLKNASALLGVCA
- the ccnp gene encoding cyclin-P isoform X1 — encoded protein: MARTVFCDSKPLLDLHKADERQALSRSWATTCGSTNCWQLMEMSESRVVPVKRDPEHIWHRMSLSQKSNSVFEAWTYSAGSIIHAKGGCLEELSLLCPRSLHGLHSLQALMPSLLRHEVEMALEKLDLIRDRTYAWEMFLDMMRSQAWNSLPKFELPLHFTDTTRAVLVDWLIQVHETMHFQEETLYLAIHLLNCSLRLLKVTTANLQLLGMVCLFLAAKKEESLLPEVSGLCYLMDHAYTKHQLLRMERKVLSGLKFKLSYCPPLHFLLLLASIARCSAQMVWLARYLLELSLFEGQCVTFLPVQLAGAALCLARQVLQEPPTPEGEAAWCLASSIHVGSETILLRIMQILAGAAAKAHTQDTCHTFIKFSSPETMHVSRHPGLKNASALLGVCA